Proteins found in one Bartonella krasnovii genomic segment:
- a CDS encoding XRE family transcriptional regulator has protein sequence MNIDGWRKRLRTALEKSGRSKRSISLAAGKGAGYLHSILSEGKEPTIESLSRICHEIDISMNYILYGKGASPEDKEFLELISKLSPEERQAILTLLRRPVDEASK, from the coding sequence ATGAATATCGATGGTTGGCGTAAAAGATTAAGGACCGCTTTGGAAAAAAGTGGACGATCAAAAAGATCTATCTCCCTCGCTGCCGGTAAAGGCGCGGGATACCTTCATTCTATCCTTTCTGAAGGAAAAGAACCAACAATCGAATCTCTCTCGCGAATTTGTCACGAAATTGATATCAGTATGAATTATATTCTTTACGGAAAAGGGGCTAGCCCTGAAGATAAAGAATTTCTAGAGCTTATTTCAAAGCTCTCTCCTGAAGAGAGACAGGCGATTTTAACTCTTTTGCGGCGACCCGTTGACGAAGCTTCAAAATAA
- a CDS encoding YdaU family protein, whose product MKHVDQQETPHYESSKLPYVCWYQNDFLGGVRGMRAHEIGIYTILLNEMYARGRPLEISEERLARLCGCDKRTFVNVLGMLIREGKVLNLANGLWNQRCDNVFQEREKLLEQKSFAGRSSAKKRKKINAEIQQLLNERTKDDQQSSEAQKAEEKETPIGVFEKNRVFDEKESVLSSEESLKQSAPSPTLTFSSSLVDASPAQTKHENGATTTSQAEAREAPLRANVPPKNTKNAANSANLESLSFSTSPLSPCSNKKTTPSSIIKGHRLPETWQADIKAAILEGLSESQAHWQAKKFRDYWQAKSGKEALKADWQATWRNWFRREIERQELQKQESASPRASESNDSLYRSLINYTDDC is encoded by the coding sequence ATGAAACACGTTGATCAACAAGAAACTCCTCACTATGAATCGTCTAAGCTTCCATATGTTTGTTGGTACCAAAATGACTTTCTAGGAGGTGTTCGTGGCATGCGGGCACACGAGATTGGAATTTATACGATTCTTCTCAATGAAATGTATGCACGTGGTCGTCCCCTAGAAATATCGGAAGAACGTTTAGCGCGTCTTTGCGGTTGTGACAAGCGAACTTTTGTTAATGTCTTAGGAATGCTCATTCGAGAGGGGAAGGTTTTAAATTTAGCCAATGGCTTATGGAACCAGCGTTGCGACAATGTTTTTCAAGAGCGTGAAAAATTGCTTGAACAAAAATCCTTTGCGGGTCGTTCTTCGGCAAAAAAGCGCAAGAAAATCAATGCTGAGATTCAACAACTGCTTAACGAGCGCACAAAAGATGATCAACAAAGCTCAGAAGCTCAAAAGGCAGAAGAAAAGGAAACACCTATCGGTGTTTTTGAAAAGAATAGGGTATTTGATGAGAAAGAATCTGTCCTTTCGAGCGAAGAGAGCCTTAAACAAAGTGCACCATCCCCCACTTTGACTTTTTCCTCCTCACTAGTCGACGCCTCACCGGCACAAACAAAGCATGAAAACGGCGCCACCACCACTTCCCAAGCAGAGGCGCGAGAAGCCCCTCTCAGAGCAAATGTTCCACCAAAAAACACAAAAAACGCCGCCAATTCCGCCAATCTTGAATCATTGAGCTTCTCAACATCGCCTTTATCACCTTGTTCCAACAAAAAAACCACCCCCTCCAGCATCATCAAAGGACACCGCCTTCCTGAAACTTGGCAAGCAGATATCAAGGCAGCCATTTTAGAAGGTTTAAGTGAGAGCCAAGCCCATTGGCAAGCCAAGAAATTTCGCGACTATTGGCAAGCCAAGAGCGGCAAAGAAGCTCTCAAAGCAGATTGGCAAGCCACATGGCGTAACTGGTTTCGCCGTGAGATCGAACGGCAAGAACTGCAAAAACAGGAAAGCGCCTCACCGCGCGCCTCTGAGAGCAACGATAGCCTTTACCGCAGTCTGATCAACTATACCGACGATTGTTGA
- a CDS encoding toprim domain-containing protein — MSTIFEIKQKLIAQADRIAEMLLPQGYKRGNHWIVGNTRGEPGQSLSICLNGTKAGLWYDFAEGIGGDILDLWCEVKGINLSQALEEARAALNLTRPKPFMVAQRSYRRPPVPKGHPPKNRVKTYLHKERHIPLEVIKRYRIGEEGEKIIFPFYKPDGTLALVKERLAQAGAKTKPTTAQCEPILFGWQALYPTNHPHTSNPAASTHTAPHTPNPTASAHSAMHTSQPTPHSPTQIPQHADPALFPMLSSTNRTIVITEGEIDALSLAAYGYPAVSVPFGGGKGGKHNWIENEFDHLEAFETIFLATDMDQPGEEAAHEIASRLGRHRCYRVRLPRKDANECLTAGIDADTIKAAFTCAKSFAPEGLRRALDYKDQVIGLFWPEPEKHLGYTVPYPKLEGKLHFRPAELTLWSGASGAGKSQLLSDCIPHWIAQNSRLCLASLEMKGEQSLRRLTKQTGGLEKPTKETIERILHFLDDGLILYEHVGKSSVDTLLDVFDYCRARYGCDQFIIDSLMRLGIVCDDYAGQEQAVYKMVDWAILNNVHIHLVAHARKGGLDKDIPGTEDIKGASEIGANAFNIITIWRNRSLEDKIFAASLAQEKADLTKRPGVIMNIAKQRSGDFEGKVGLWFDPQTYRYRCSFEQSSPRRYL, encoded by the coding sequence ATGAGCACAATTTTTGAAATCAAACAAAAACTTATCGCCCAAGCTGATCGGATAGCAGAAATGCTTCTTCCCCAAGGATATAAACGTGGCAACCATTGGATTGTTGGCAATACACGCGGTGAGCCTGGTCAAAGTTTATCGATTTGCTTAAACGGCACTAAAGCAGGCCTTTGGTATGATTTTGCAGAAGGTATCGGAGGCGATATTTTAGACCTTTGGTGTGAAGTCAAAGGCATTAATCTCTCTCAAGCACTCGAAGAAGCACGCGCAGCTCTCAATCTCACACGCCCCAAGCCCTTTATGGTTGCTCAACGTTCCTATCGACGCCCACCAGTTCCCAAAGGGCATCCCCCCAAAAATCGCGTCAAAACCTATCTCCACAAAGAACGCCATATTCCTCTAGAGGTTATCAAGCGCTACCGCATAGGAGAAGAGGGAGAAAAAATCATTTTCCCCTTTTATAAGCCCGATGGCACCCTTGCTTTAGTCAAAGAACGACTTGCTCAAGCAGGTGCCAAAACAAAACCCACAACAGCCCAATGTGAACCGATTTTATTTGGTTGGCAAGCCCTTTACCCTACCAACCACCCGCACACCTCAAACCCCGCCGCCTCAACCCACACCGCTCCGCACACCCCAAACCCCACCGCCTCAGCCCACAGCGCCATGCACACCTCTCAACCCACACCCCACAGCCCTACACAGATACCTCAGCATGCCGACCCTGCGTTGTTTCCCATGCTTTCTTCAACAAACCGGACAATTGTCATCACGGAAGGGGAAATTGATGCGCTATCGCTTGCCGCCTATGGCTATCCGGCGGTCTCTGTTCCCTTTGGCGGTGGAAAGGGGGGCAAGCACAATTGGATTGAAAATGAATTTGATCATTTAGAAGCGTTTGAAACTATTTTTTTAGCCACCGATATGGACCAGCCCGGAGAAGAAGCCGCCCATGAAATTGCCAGCAGGCTTGGGCGTCACCGTTGCTACCGTGTGCGCTTACCCCGCAAAGATGCCAATGAGTGTTTAACTGCAGGGATTGATGCAGACACTATAAAAGCGGCTTTTACTTGTGCCAAAAGCTTTGCCCCAGAAGGTTTACGACGCGCCTTAGACTATAAAGATCAAGTGATTGGGCTTTTTTGGCCAGAGCCTGAAAAACATCTTGGCTATACAGTTCCCTACCCTAAACTTGAAGGTAAATTGCATTTTCGCCCCGCAGAATTAACGCTGTGGAGCGGGGCGAGTGGTGCGGGCAAAAGCCAATTGTTATCCGACTGTATTCCCCATTGGATTGCGCAAAACAGTCGCCTTTGCTTAGCCTCTTTAGAAATGAAAGGAGAACAATCGCTCCGGCGTTTAACCAAACAAACGGGCGGCTTAGAAAAGCCTACAAAAGAGACCATTGAACGCATTTTACATTTTTTAGACGATGGGCTTATTCTTTATGAACATGTTGGCAAATCAAGTGTCGACACTTTGCTTGATGTTTTTGACTATTGTCGTGCACGCTATGGGTGCGACCAATTTATTATCGACAGTCTCATGCGCCTTGGCATTGTCTGTGATGATTATGCAGGACAAGAACAAGCGGTTTATAAAATGGTTGATTGGGCTATTTTAAACAATGTACATATTCATCTTGTGGCACACGCCCGCAAAGGGGGACTGGATAAAGATATCCCCGGAACAGAAGATATTAAAGGCGCCTCAGAAATTGGAGCAAATGCTTTTAACATCATCACCATTTGGCGCAATCGGTCTTTAGAAGACAAAATTTTTGCCGCCTCGCTAGCGCAAGAAAAAGCCGATTTAACCAAACGCCCCGGTGTCATTATGAATATTGCCAAACAACGTTCTGGCGATTTTGAAGGCAAAGTCGGGCTTTGGTTTGATCCCCAAACCTACCGCTATCGCTGTTCTTTTGAACAATCTTCTCCCCGGCGTTATCTTTAA